AGGGCGGACACCGGCTCCGCCGACGGGAGCAGGACAGGGGGAGGGGGTGCTCCCACGCGGGGGAGCACCCCCTCCCCGACGAGATCAGACGGGCCGTACGCCCGCGAGTGCCCCATGGGGATCGATGACGTACTTGCGGCCGGCGCCCTGGTCGAACTCCGCGTAGCCGCGCGGTGCGTCGTCCAGGCTGATCACGGTCGCGTTGACCGCCTTGGCGATGTGTACGCGCTCGTGCAGGATCGCCTTCATCAGCCCCCGGTGGTACCGCATCACCGGGCACTGACCTGTAGTGAACCGGTGGCTCTTGGCCCAGCCCAGACCCAGGCGCACCTTCAGCGTCCCGGTCCGCGCGTCCTGGTCGATCCCTCCCGGGTCGTCCGTCACATAGAGACCCGGAATGCCCAGGGACCCGCCCGCGCGCGTGACGCCCATCAGCGAGTTGAGGACGGTCGCGGGCGCCTCCTCGGCGTCCCTGCCGTGTCCCCGCGCCTCGAAGCCCACCGCGTCGACCGCCGCGTCGACCTCGGGTTCACCCAGGATCTGCGCGATCTGGTCCTCCACACCGCCCTGCGACACGTCGACGGTCTCGCAGCCGAAACTCCGCGCCTGGGCGAGGCGCTCGGCGTTGAGGTCCCCGACGATGACGACCGCGGCGCCCAGCAGCTGCGCCGACGCCGCCGCGGCCAGTCCCACCGGGCCCGCGCCGGCGACGTACACCGTCGAACCCACTCCGGCGCCCGCGGTGACCGCACCGTGGAACCCGGTCGGGAAGATGTCCGACAGCATCGTCAGGTCCAGGAGCTTCTCGAGGGCCTGCTCGCGATCGGGGAACTTCAGCAGGTTGAAGTCCGCGTACGGGACCATGGCGTACTCGGCCTGGCCGCCGACCCAGCCGCCCATGTCGACGTAGCCGTAGGCCGCCCCGGGTCGCGCCGGGTTGACGTTCAGACAGATGCCGGTGTTGCGCTCCTTGCAGTTGCGGCACCGGCCGCAGGCGATGTTGAACGGCACCGAGACGATGTCCCCGACCTCGATGAACTCGACGTCCGGGCCGCGCTCCACCACCTCTCCGGTGATCTCGTGTCCGAGGACCAGTCCTTCCGGTGCGGTCGTACGGCCGCGCACCATGTGCTGGTCACTGCCGCAGATGTTGCTGGCGAGCACCTTGAGAACGACTCCATGCCGGCACATGCGGCCGACGTTGTCGGCAGCCACCCCCGGCCCGTCCTGCAGTTCAAGCGTCGGATGGTCGATGGTCCTGACCTCGACCGCACCCGGCTTGAGATACGCGACTGCCCTGTTTCCGCTTCCGCTCATGCCTGTTCGCCGTCCCTTCGGCTCCGTGACGTCGGACGCCAGCGGCTGTGCGCAGGGCGGAGTCTGCTACCGGGCGGGCCTCCCGGCCACCCCGCGCGTCGGGACTTTCTCGAACGGCAGCGTGACCACCCATGGGCGGGGGAGACCCTCCTCGTCCCGGCGAGGCGACCCTCCTCGTTCCGGCGCGCGGGCGTGCCCTTAGGGTGTGCGCTCATGACCACGAACTCCCAGGCCACCCCGTCCTTCGCCGTCCACATTCCCGACGCCGAACTGGAGACCGAGCCGCTGGACCCGGCCCAGATCGTCTCCGGCGAGCCCGTCGTGACGGGCAAGGTGCTGTGGGAGTCCGCCGACGGCAAGCAGCTGCGCGGCATCTGGCAGATCACGCCGGGCGTGGTGACCGACACCGAGGCGAACGAGCTGTTCGTCGTCGTCAGCGGGCGCGCCACCATCGAGGTCGAGGGCGGTGACGTCATCGAGGTGGGACCCGGCGACGCGGCGGTGCTGCGCGAGGGCGACCGCACGACGTGGACCGTCCACGAGACGCTCCGCAAGGCGTACCACATCAGCCTCTGAGCACCGGAACAGCGGAGAGGATGACGCCGGCCTCAGCAGGGGGACAACGGCGACGGCGGCGTCAGAACAGCGGCTCGGGGAGGACCCCCTCCAGGGCCAGCAATTTCCGCTTGGTCTCCAGACCGCCCCCGAACCCGCCGATCCCGCCATCGCGCTCGACGACGCGGTGACAGGGCACCACGACCGGCAGCGGGTTCGAGCCCATCGCCACCCCGACGGCCTGCGCCGCGCCCGGCTGGCCGACCCGGCCGGCCAGGTCGCCGTACCCGACGACGGAACCGAACGGAACGCCCGAGTTCAGCTCGCGCAGCACCTGGCGGTTGAACCCGGAGATCAAGGACCAGTCGAGCGCCAGGTCGAAGTCGCGGCGTGTTCCGGCGAAGTACGCCTCGACCTGGCGTATCGCCTCGGCGAGCAGCGGGGAGTCCGGTGCCTCGACGGGCGCGCTGCCCAGACGGGACGCGAGCCGGTCGAGCGCCTTGTCCCGAACCGCGTCCGAGGCGTGGAAGACGACGTTCACCAGGCCGTCGCGGGTCGCCGCGAGGAGCAGCGGGCCGATGTCCGTGGCGACGACCGCCCACACGACCTGCTGCCCGTCGGGCCCATGGCTGTTCATGCGCTCCACGGTACGGCCGGCCACTGACAACGCCCGTGGCGGAGCCGGAGGTACCGGTCCACGCCACGGGCGTCGTGCCCTGGGGCCCGCCGCTCCGATCAGCCTCGGGCGTGCGGCCGTCGCGGTACGTCCAGGGTTCTGCTCACCACGTCGGGCACGTTCGTGATGACGCCGTCCACCCCGAAGCCCGCCACGCGGCGGGCGGCGGCCGCGTCGTCCACGGTCCAGGCGAACACCTTCATCCGGCCGTGCGGCCCGTGCAGCGCGTGGACCGCGGAGACGTAGTCGGCCGAGAGCGAGGTGTGGTCCGGGTTGATCTGGTCGGCGAACCGGGCGTACCGGGGCAGGTTCGCGACCGCCGGTGTGCCCAGGAGCGCCGTCGTGATGCCCGGTCGCAGGTCGTGCACGATCCGCACGCTGTCGGCGCTGAAGCTCTGCACGATCAGACGGTCCCTCAGGTGCACCGGGTCGAGCCAGCCCTCGTTGCTCAGGAGCTTGAGGGTCTGCCGCTCGATGCCCGGATACAGCTCGGGGTTCTTGATCTCCAGGACGAGCTTCTGGTGGTTGTGCGAGACACGCTCCATGTACTCCTTCAGCGTCGGCACCCGCACGCCCGCGTACCGGGCGCCGAACCAGCTCCCGGCGTCCAGGCGGGCGATCTCCGCCGCGGTGAAGTCCTTGACCTTCCAGGGGGCGCGGTCGGGGTAGACCTCCTCCACATCGGTCGTACGGGCCAGTGAGTCGTCGTGCAGGACGACCAGTTGCCCGTCCTTCGTGCGCTGGACGTCGTTCTCGACCCAGTCGAATCCCAGCTCGGCGGCGTGGTCGATGGCGGCCAGGGTGTTCTCGGGCGCGTAGGCGGAGGCGCCCCGGTGGGCGACGACCAGCGGGGTCGTGGTCCGGTCGCCGGCCTTGGCGTGCGGGCTGGGCAGTATCAGAACGGCTCCCCCGAGAAGCGCGGCGGTCGTGGCGGCGGCAACGCGCGCAAGCATGCGTACTCCTTGCTTCGAGAGA
The window above is part of the Streptomyces sp. NBC_01428 genome. Proteins encoded here:
- the fdhA gene encoding formaldehyde dehydrogenase, glutathione-independent, with amino-acid sequence MSGSGNRAVAYLKPGAVEVRTIDHPTLELQDGPGVAADNVGRMCRHGVVLKVLASNICGSDQHMVRGRTTAPEGLVLGHEITGEVVERGPDVEFIEVGDIVSVPFNIACGRCRNCKERNTGICLNVNPARPGAAYGYVDMGGWVGGQAEYAMVPYADFNLLKFPDREQALEKLLDLTMLSDIFPTGFHGAVTAGAGVGSTVYVAGAGPVGLAAAASAQLLGAAVVIVGDLNAERLAQARSFGCETVDVSQGGVEDQIAQILGEPEVDAAVDAVGFEARGHGRDAEEAPATVLNSLMGVTRAGGSLGIPGLYVTDDPGGIDQDARTGTLKVRLGLGWAKSHRFTTGQCPVMRYHRGLMKAILHERVHIAKAVNATVISLDDAPRGYAEFDQGAGRKYVIDPHGALAGVRPV
- a CDS encoding cupin domain-containing protein, producing MTTNSQATPSFAVHIPDAELETEPLDPAQIVSGEPVVTGKVLWESADGKQLRGIWQITPGVVTDTEANELFVVVSGRATIEVEGGDVIEVGPGDAAVLREGDRTTWTVHETLRKAYHISL
- a CDS encoding glycerophosphodiester phosphodiesterase yields the protein MLARVAAATTAALLGGAVLILPSPHAKAGDRTTTPLVVAHRGASAYAPENTLAAIDHAAELGFDWVENDVQRTKDGQLVVLHDDSLARTTDVEEVYPDRAPWKVKDFTAAEIARLDAGSWFGARYAGVRVPTLKEYMERVSHNHQKLVLEIKNPELYPGIERQTLKLLSNEGWLDPVHLRDRLIVQSFSADSVRIVHDLRPGITTALLGTPAVANLPRYARFADQINPDHTSLSADYVSAVHALHGPHGRMKVFAWTVDDAAAARRVAGFGVDGVITNVPDVVSRTLDVPRRPHARG
- a CDS encoding methylated-DNA--[protein]-cysteine S-methyltransferase → MNSHGPDGQQVVWAVVATDIGPLLLAATRDGLVNVVFHASDAVRDKALDRLASRLGSAPVEAPDSPLLAEAIRQVEAYFAGTRRDFDLALDWSLISGFNRQVLRELNSGVPFGSVVGYGDLAGRVGQPGAAQAVGVAMGSNPLPVVVPCHRVVERDGGIGGFGGGLETKRKLLALEGVLPEPLF